The Cyprinus carpio isolate SPL01 chromosome B19, ASM1834038v1, whole genome shotgun sequence DNA window CGAGCGGCAGCAGATGATCAAAGCTCTCCGAGAGGAGCTCAGGCTGGAGGAAGCCAAGCTGGTGCTCCTGAAGAAACTGAGGCAGAGTCAGATGCAGAAGGAGAATGTAGTGCAAAAGGTTAGAACCACAATGTCCTGTGCCTAACTATACGCTTGATGCCAACTGGGCCAGTAACTCTACACTCTGTCAGATgtgaatttgaattatatttattggATAGACAGGCATGTTGAAGACCTTTTTGGAATTGAGAGAACATCTCAGCCGCATACCTGCCATACCGCTGTGCCTGTTTAGTGTAGTGTGCAGTTAACTCAATGCAGATCAGTCAGGTAGCAGTTCCTTTAAAGGGCCAGAGACATTACAAGCTGGCTTTGAGATCACTGTCAAGAAGTTATTTGAATATGAAAGGACATGCATGATAATGAAGTCACGCATAGggtttttgtcaataaaatcatattttaggtGGTCGTTGGTCgggcaaaataaaatgaatagagTAGCTCCAGCCTCTCAGAAATAGAATGAGAAGTCAATCAGCTGAAGCTGCTCCTGGTGTAAACAGcttagtttattttatgttttttttaatggaagggatcttatttttctttctttttttcttttcttttcctttttttttggtgtagaaATTCACAAGTATGAGAAAGTTAAAACTGAGTTGTGGACTGGATTTaaggattttagtttttttttttttttttttttttaggagcaaggatgcattaaatcgatcaaaactGACAGGAAAGATATTAACAATGTAACAAGATTACCATTTcaaattaattctgttattttgaactttgttcattctagaatcctgaaaaaatgtatcactttccacaaatatattaagcagcacaaaattttcaacattaatagtaagaaatgtttcttgagcagtaaatcagcatattagaatgatttctgaagcatcatgcaacactgaagactggagtaatgatgctgaaaagtcagtgatttggcatcacaggaataaattacatttttaaattatattaaaaaggaAGTATTTTACAATAGtactatttttacagaattttgggtcaaataaattcagctttggtgagctGAAAACTCagtcttactgactccaaacttaaCGATAGTGTGCAAGTCGATGCAAAACACAACGGAGAAGTTcatttgtaaattacagtttaattcaGATCGCAGCTGTTTGCAAATTTACACAGTTCTACTATAGTGAAGACCTGGCTCAGGAATACTAATTAGGTCACATGACTAACTGAGCCAAGCAAATTTATGAACCAGTACAAATtagttaatattcatgagctatcttattattatgaataatcatTTTGCCACACGTGTACTAAATTGTGTCGCTGTGCTGcagtaaaaatgttttggtaTCGACTTGAAGTGGAGTATAGTTACTTTTTAACATCCTATTTTCTAAATTTTACTGTGAACTTCCTCTTCCAATTTCTGTGAAACCAGCTCACAATCGGCTTTGtcatagttgtctctgcatattaaattataattgaaGACAGcactttagaataaaaaaatcagcattgaCTGATTGTCGCAGTGTTGAATTGCTGTAAATCTACCTGTATTTGTACTCTACATCTCCACTGCAACTCCTCTGTACAGCATGTTCACCTTCACTGTTTTAGCACCAAGCAAAATAACCTCCCCTCGTGTCCAGCTGAGTGTTATATTAATGCCAGGAAAAACTGTCAAGGTAAATCGTTTTATTGTTGAAAGGACGCTAGTTGCTAGCGGGGGTGAAATAGGGTAACAGGGAGCGAGACGGGCAGCCATAACCTCACAGATACCATATCACAGCTCTGTGTAATGTTTGTCCATGTACTGTGCCATTGAGATGTTTTGTCTTAACTCCGTGTCTGTCTAGATGCAGGAACATCCCATAGACACTCACTCTTGTATGACATGCAAGTGCCACAACCCACTCTGCACAAATAATGTTTGCTTGCTCTTAAGCTGGAAGATGAAAATTTGGTGCTACTGAGGCAtacaataatttgtattattattacagtcTTTTTAaccacagcatttattattattatttttattattattattattattattattattattattatacatgatAATGCATTGTTTTTGGACATGTATTGCACAGTAGTACtaacttttattatttgatttatgtaTTATGTTTCTTGAAATGCCCTAGCATGTAAAATACCATGATAGATGAATATGCTAATCATATGTTTGGTATGTTTATGCATAAATTCTACctctcatattttatatatatatatatatatatatatatatatatatatatacatttctaattttcatttaagttttttttcaaatgttaaataagaAACCTCAGTGAATGAGTTCGAGACAGGGCTACCTCTTTGTTGAACAATCTATAATGGAAGTGCTTGGATCAAAATCAGTAAAATCCAAAACAATACCTATTTTTTTGCTTCCAATTGGTGGAAGTCGCACAGCAGctttaactgaaaaaatggtGCTTGAGTTCCACTAAtacattgtgttttgtgttgttttaggtTATAATGAATCTCTGTACATGAGTATGAGTTTTTGATAGAAGGACTCTGACCTCTCATTTCTCTTTTCAGGTGCCGGTGGTCCAGAATGCCCCGTCATCAGTGCAGCCGTCACCCATGCACAGCTCTCAGGGGCTCGGGAAACTACCTGTGCGGCCCGGCATGCACTCATCTGAGCCTCAGAGCCTGCGCACTGCACAGGTACATTGGGGGGTTTATGCACACCACTATATGCCTTTCTAAATATGAGCAgtgtttgtggggtttttttcccTACATGCGTTACTAATGATTTCAAGCACAATGCACATGGATACTCCTCATTATGTTGTACACATTAGACTGAACATGTTAGAGCCTGCTGTTGGTTGCCATGGGAGCAGCACCTTAAGATCAGCATAACTGTATAGATTGGTACCAGTTACCATTTTTAATTACGGTCCATCTGTTGGgtacaaacaaagcatttgatgTCAACACTCTGCAATCTGATATACAGTGTCTGCTGACATCTAGTGGTCATGCAGTGCGTTGCAGAGTTATTTATAattctgaatgtgttttttacCCCCTCAGGGCCACACAGTAATCAGGTCTGCTGCAAATGCATCTTTGCCCCCAATGATGATGTCACAGCGGGTTATTGCACCCAATCCTGCCCAGCTTCAGGGTCAGAGAGTGTCCTCCAAGCCTGGCATGGGCCGCTCCTCCACAGGTGGTTTGGGTAACACAGTGAGCTATCAGCAGGTACAGTCAAACAGTCAAGCTCACAGCCATTAGTTCTTATTTGTTTTGTGGGTTTTCTCCCTGCAAATTATTGACATTGaacttttaaaacaattataaaatgtgaacagttcacatgtttttttttttttgttcagaaggTCAGAATCTATTCTGGGAGTTGATGTGACACATTTGTACTTTGCTCAATGTATTTATTACTGGTCTATTTCAAAATGCTGACGTCATGAACTAGGGCTGAGTGATATAGCAAAAGTATTTTCAGTCTTTTGACAAAGTATACATGTTGAAAAGTTTATGGTAGgatatcaaaagtgacagtaaaaatctTATAATATGTTCAgaagatttctaattcaaataaatgttgttctttttaactttctgttcaaaaaatcctgaaaaatatcagttcacaaaaatatttagcagcacaactgttttcaacattaataatagtaagaaatgtttcttgagaagcaaatcagcatattagaatgatttctgaaggatcatgtgacactgaagactggaggaatgactgtggaaaattctgctttgccatcactagattaaatgatattttaaaatataaaagagttACTTTAAGCTgtgttaatattttacagtattgctgttcttactgtattttgatcaaatgcatACAGCTTTAGTGAGCATCTTTCAGAAACCTAGAAATATCTTACCGATCCAAAATGTCTGAATAGTTGTTGTGTATATATCTCAGTACTTACACAGAATATGTAGTtataatttggtaacactttagtatagggaccaattctcactattaactagttacttattagcatgcctattattaacatattggctgttaattagtacttataaagcacatattctacacgACCTTGttctacatccctaattctacccaatacctaaacttaacaactaccttactaactattaataagcagcaaattaggagtttattgaggcaaaagtcatataaaaatttttaaaaattgataaaactacaccaaaaaataaagtatgaccATTGATTtccctatatatatttttacttcaacatttaaaaaaaaaaaaaaattgacacgcAGTGTTTGTATATCTGTGAACACTTGagtatttttagtaattttgaacAAGTGTTTGAACCCATTTATTCAAGTACACAGTTTGAAAGAAAACGAATTAAAGGTCGTTCTTTTTTTCTCctgatgtttaaatcatgttttaaaatatctctTCCTTAGGATGGTGCATAAAACAAGCCAACTGGAACGGGCTTCAGCTTAATAGCAGAATAAAAATTGTGCATTAAATCACAGTAATATTAATAGTGTTGTTTAGTTTTATATCGCCAACAAAATCATATTGAATATGTCATATATTCACTATATCACCCAGCTGCAACATGAATCATTCATAAAAATGGATTATGTGGGTTACTGATGATTTGCCCTTTTGCTTTCTGTGATGCAGGCTGCCAGCCAGCAGGTGGGGGTCTCGCAGCGTTCAAGCTCGTCCTCGGCTATCTACATGAACTTGGCACACATGCAGGCAGCAGGAGCAGCTGGTGTCGgggtgggtgtgggtggggtTGGTGCCGTCAGCCCCTCCACCCTTTCCAGTGCCTCCAGTGTGGCTTCTCTGAACGACCAGGCCAGCAGCCAAGCAGCCGCTAAACTGGCCCTCCGCAAGCAGCTGGAGAAGACCCTGCTGGAGATACCTCCACCTAAACCTCCAGCGCCCCTGCTGCACTTCCTGCCCTCTGCTGCCAACTCTGAGTTCATCTACATGGTGGGGTTGGAGGAGGTCGTGCAGAGTGTCATTGATAGTCAGGGTAGGTGCAAGAGGAATCCACAAAAACACCTTGCACAGTAGGCTTGCAcaatatggcctaaaaaaaatcatattgcgTTATGAATTGCAGTATGATTAGCATTGACatcaaaaaagtcaaaaaacacatttaaacagctGCTctcttgttcaaaagttttactAAAGTTGTGTAAATGGAAACTGTTTAAGACCATTCACACTTGACCTAAAAGTGAAGTAAGCGATTGCGGTTTAATAATCACAAAAGGCCATATCGCAATTTCAGTTTATGTATTGTAGTACTAATTCACATCTAATTCTGCTCAATCACTAAACTCATGTTTTCTGCGTTTGCTAGGTAAAATGCGGGGGTCACTGCCACACGTGGAGCCATTCTTCTGTGCCCAGTGCAGGACTGACTTTACCCCACACTGGAAGCAGGAGAAAAGTGGTCGCATTCTCTGTGAGCAGTGCATGACGTCCAATCAGAAGAAGGCCTTGAAGGCCGAGCACACCAATAGGCTCAAGAACGCTTTCGTTAAGGCTCTGCAACAAGAACAGGTCAGTCAGtatcttgagttttcattttacTGCTGATAGAGTTGTCAGGATTCCAAAATTTGAATGAAGAAATGAAGCTTGATGATTCTCCATACACGTTACGTTTCAGTACACCATAAACTAGTATGCtacagtgctgttattgttaactaaaattaaaactagtaAAAATCGTTTAATAGAAAAATCTTAAAGCAAAATTAGATATGTTGCCccagcaactaactgaaattagtAAAAGTATGTAGGTAAAgtatgcagtttctgtgctactAGTGTCACCTAGtggaattacaaaaaaataaagcatatttttaaaacaacctTTGCAAAAGTGAATGTATTTTagcataaaattacaaatttcacctctaagtattaaaattaaaataaaaaatgttaaaactgaaattataataaaaactaaaataagctgatccaaaatattaaaaaatactattatagtatataaatatttaaataacactaaTAAGCTACAAAGCAaactgctttatttaaaaaaattgaaatattaactaataataataaaaaatacaatgacatATAACCTACATTTATTTCTCAATTATTTAACATTTGCTTCAAATTTAAGTAATTAATCAGGACAAATAAactatacaaattatatataattgtattatttattcatgactaTTTTTAGTAGTAGAAGTGGTGGTAGTAGTAGTTGACTTTTGCTGACAATGCAACTGACACTGCTAGCTTGTAGTTTCTGTAACTGTATGTTGACTTCCTGTTTCCGTCTCTGTCCATTCAGGAAATAGAGCAGAGGTTGCAGCAGCAGGCTGCTCTGTCCCCCAGCTCTGCCCAGACTGTGCCCAGCGTGAGCAAAGGGGAGACCTTGATCCGACACCATGCCCTCCGACAGGTGCACACTCTCATTGTGTACAAATAATGGGATCTCATGAGAccatttttatggattttgaaaTGGCTGTTTTATTCTGGCCCTTCAGCTAATCACAGATTTTAATGACCGATGATTCTATCAGTTTAATGGTACAAAGAAGTGTCATGAAATTTAACGCTGATTCTCCCTCATTTTCTCTTTCAGACTCCCCAGCCACAGGCCGCTCTACAGCGGGGTCTGTCCAGCTCAGCACGAGGTGTCCTCTCTAACTTCGCCCAGGCCTCCCAGCTCTCAGTGGCCAGTGGGCTGCTGGATATGACAAGCAAGCGCTGTGGCAGCAGCAGTACCAGCAGCAGCAGTCGGGCTCAGCATGACAGTCGCAGGCAGATCTACAACATCCCTGGTAAGATGATGCAGTTTAATTAGGAATGCACAGCATACCTTAACTACATGATTTTGAAACAGCACAGTGAGGAAATGTTGTATGGGTTAAGGATTAATTATGGAATCACATTTTGTTAAACTGACATTCATCCACCCCTGGAGTCCAGTCTCAACTCATTGATTATGCAATTCTTGACATGCTATTAGACCCCGAGTAGACTGACTAGAATAAAATTACCAGAGAAAGTGCTATGCAATAGTGTTGAAgataaagcaaaatattaaattcatCATAAAACTAGGCTGTGCCACCTGACAAAGATTTCAGGACATAGAATTATTATAAAGCAGTGAAAGTCAACACTCTCTTCATTTGAACAATGGCTGGAGCTAATGCTTAATAGAGTTTTAGGATGTTATCAAAAAAGAATgagttaataaaatacatttaattgaagATAGTGAATGTCTAACATCCTTTCTTTGAAGATTGTCCTTGTTTTGAAATGTACTTATCTGtgattttactgtttattaaaaaaattaaaaatgataaaaattaaaagtgaacACACAAAACTTTCTTAAGCTACTTTTCGTAATGTCTCTttgatgcttttctcatttaacatcGTAATGACTTCAAATCATCTTTTGGGGATGATTTCTCAGCCAGATTTGTCGTGCAATTAATTAACCGCcacattatgtaattaattagataaaaaatgtgGTGCCATTTTAGATTAAGTGTACTACTATGcacttttaaattaatcatttagtaCAATGcactttttgtgtacataaatgtttttacattgtacttatattatAGTATACCTGCATATTACATCAGGtaaataatttctgtaattatatgtataattacactgttgacccatcccttacaccttaaacctacccataccaccaaaccggtccctaaccttacccatatcccacctcaatagcagcaaaagtatTTTGCAATACAATAAGTAGACtgaacttattttttgatgtaagtacttAATAGTTAacgccacttaatataaagtaggACCAAAAAGTTTAATTGCTTGAGAGccctaattttaataattatttattttttctacttgtatgtttattttaattttgactttAGTATCCAAAAGTGCTCAAGTATGTTTGGGGGCCTTTGAATATACagaatatgtttaatattaaattataaatttagcAGTTTATTTTAATCGTAATCGTTTTCTCACTTGTTTTATTCATGATTGTTAGGATTTGATTAGAAGTTAGAACACGTTTTGCTTGTTCTTCCAGTTTATGtcacaaactttattttgttaaacaCCTTTTTTTCAACCTTTTGAACTTATCTGTTTTCTTATTTCCTTGAATTTCCCCGGCCCCTCTCTGTCTTTGTCCTCCATCGCAGGTCTGAATATTGCCTATCTAAATCCGGGAGCCATCGGGGGCCACAAGGCATCCAGCCTAGCGGACCGTCAGCGGGAGTATCTGCTCGACATGATTCCCCCACGCTCCATATCCCAGTCCATCACTGGGCAGAAATGAGCCCTGACGGGACTGCAGATCCCCCTTTCGGACGCCCCACCACCCCTCTGTTCTACATCAGAACATCCccaacacatacacacgcacaccaTCACCCCATCGCATGCAGTGCCTGTCCGTGTGCCTACCCAACTAACCCATAAGAACAGCTCAATCAGTCAGACTATAAACACCAGACTGTCAGTGCATCTCAAACTTCGGTTTCCTACTATAGCAAAGCTCTTTATTGTTATCTCAacttattattgctgttgttattgCTACTTCtattattatcacagttattattattagtattattgttgctTCTGTTACAGTTACTTATATTACACTTATTAGTAGGTTTAGtgtttttttgcatctttttatgtTCTTACCcctatgtttttcttttcagagGGGGGATGTCAGATTCCAGGgtcacttaaaaatataaaagctcGTTTTTTGGTTCATCTGAAAGCTTCCTCCCTCAGTCGCCCCTGTAAAATTAGACTCATTCTCTCTCATGTCTTATGTTTAGTTTCGAAGTTGGAATGGTTAAAGCGTTCTTACCTGAGATAGAGAGAGCAGAATCTTTGTAGCGGTACACGCTTGGAAACTACAAAGTCCTCCAAGAACCTTCTGGTTCAGAAAGAGCGAGACAGACTCATGTACATTGATCAGATTGATCCTTATGCAGAGCGCTGCTGAACTAGTCAACGTTGGTTCTGCCTTGAGAAGGCCACAGGGAAAATGGGACCTGCACTAGCACGGATGAGTCTCCTGCTGTCGAATGTACAGAGAGAACTGTAAAATTGGAGTGCATGCGCCCACGAACAGGATCTCTCCCGTGTCTCTCAATGCCTTCACTTTCACAGGATGCAGTGATGTCATGTAACTTTGTTTTGTGGTGACGGTGCGTTTCACTGCACAGCAAAGAATGAAGCCAGAGAGTTCCATCATCAAGAACTTTGTCTCCTTTTTGATTTGTGTTTCTGCTTGGGtgttttttgataatattttttctccccctctttacggttttgttctttttattttaatcggGCGGCGTCTCCATCTGATATGGCCACGTATCTTAAAGGTACTTGCCGCTGGAGACGATAATCATTGAAACGGCAAATAGGTGGAGTTAGTGGAAAAATGGTTTATGCGTAGATTGTTAACGTGAGTTTTAACAGAAAGCATTGACAAGGATCAATCATCGTGTTAAAGCAATGCACATGAGATGCCTCGTTATGGAGGAGCACTTTtcttaataattgaaaaaaaagaaagaaatggttaAGCAAAAGAGGACAAGAATGTTTCAGCTCACAGGATCTTAAGGTATGGATGCCATCGGATGTCTCGGAGAGAGCTGGGAGAAAGACTTTTTGTGCATTGTGCGGTGCATTTCATCTTTTCGAAAGAGTCCGATATTTCAAACCCACGTTATGGTACATGTGTTTATGTTTCAGTAGACATAACCTGGAGGCGTTTGAATGATGGTAACAATATAAGCAGTGTTTAGTCAATATGCAGTATTAGGGATTCTGTGCAGGATGATTTTGCATTCTGGTTGGACTCACGATTATCTTTTGGTCAGATTTAGTTCTCTGTTAGTGAGGTAGTGCTCCATGTTTCGGAAACGTGGATCACAAGTGGCTTTCAAAGGGTTTAACATCTGCATGTTGACGAGAAGCTGAGCACTTAACATTTTTCCCCCCAGCCTAAGCATTTACCGTGACACGTTTGGTTCTTTTGGAAATCAGACTCTGAGGTCTGTCATGCAGGTCATGTTTAATAGCTGAGAAACTCGAAAGCTATTATGTGTTCGATGGtgaataaatggaaataaatccATACACGTGTTTTTCTGTCATGTGTATAGTCACTGATCCTTGcagtttgcttttgttttgtttttgtttgtttttcctgtatAATGCCACTGATTTGTGGTGGAACGATGCAACTTTTGAACAAAAGAATTTTGAAGCTACCTTGGATTAAATTTTCAGGTGCAATATTAGATAATAggatgtttacatttatttttttcctggtaAATCAGTCCCTTTTATTAATTCTGTTCAATCTTTGATATTAAGGGGTTGATTTAATCTTTGCTCCAATTTATggtctgtaatgtttttttgttgttcttttgaaatgaaCGTAGGGTGTTTATAGTAACTCatttctctctcctgctctctcttgtAGACTATATTAGATGCATCCATATacctgtgttcatatatttacgAGAAAGTTGGATTTTGAAGTTGAACTTCCTTTTGACTCCTCAATTAAGTTccatttttgtttggttgtttaatTTCagctgtttcttaaaaaaaaagaaaaaagtaaaaaggagaaaaaaattaaatttaatcaaacaaaaaaaaaatgtatgaacagATGATGACACGATATTTGCTAGGTCAGAAGTAATAATGACTTATTGTACAtaagcttttttttctcccttgaattaaaaataatgaaatgaaattaaaatggttGTATATTGTgtagaaaagcaaacaaaaagccaTGAATATTGTGAAgcttgtcattttgttttgtgatcaCTGTGTATTATTGTGTaacaaatgtgcaaaatgtaTGGGATTATACTTCtcttgtttttgaatgagctcttTAGATGCATTTTCTCCCCGGCTGTACGTTTTTGTAGTATGTAGTatttgcagaagaaaaaaaaagttcattgtt harbors:
- the LOC109111661 gene encoding transcriptional repressor p66-beta-like: MERMSEEALRLNLLKRGLEAQDERDEALAKRLKMEGHEAMERLKMLALLKRKDLAALEGAAVAAAMAEGKGPGGSQVLMGAVAYEEKMNGSLRVGGHGGPSKNGKENIVDEPVDMSARRSDIVRERRTPSPDVIILSDNEASSPRSTPHPEEKQHQANLEMFKGKTGDERQQMIKALREELRLEEAKLVLLKKLRQSQMQKENVVQKVPVVQNAPSSVQPSPMHSSQGLGKLPVRPGMHSSEPQSLRTAQGHTVIRSAANASLPPMMMSQRVIAPNPAQLQGQRVSSKPGMGRSSTGGLGNTVSYQQAASQQVGVSQRSSSSSAIYMNLAHMQAAGAAGVGVGVGGVGAVSPSTLSSASSVASLNDQASSQAAAKLALRKQLEKTLLEIPPPKPPAPLLHFLPSAANSEFIYMVGLEEVVQSVIDSQGKMRGSLPHVEPFFCAQCRTDFTPHWKQEKSGRILCEQCMTSNQKKALKAEHTNRLKNAFVKALQQEQEIEQRLQQQAALSPSSAQTVPSVSKGETLIRHHALRQTPQPQAALQRGLSSSARGVLSNFAQASQLSVASGLLDMTSKRCGSSSTSSSSRAQHDSRRQIYNIPGLNIAYLNPGAIGGHKASSLADRQREYLLDMIPPRSISQSITGQK